In a single window of the Palaemon carinicauda isolate YSFRI2023 chromosome 10, ASM3689809v2, whole genome shotgun sequence genome:
- the RpL4 gene encoding large ribosomal subunit protein uL4A has product MATICARPLVGIHVDGAPSGTNVALPAVFRAPIRPDVVNFVHDQMSKNARQPYAVSADAGHQTSAESWGTGRAVARIPRVRGGGTHRSGQGAFGNMCRGGRMFAPTKIWRRWHRRINVNQKRYALCSAIAASSSPALVMSKGHLIQETPEIPLVVTDKVQEIKSTKEAVMMLKKNKIWSDILKVYKSKRFRAGKGKMRNRRRIQRRGPLIIYNKDQGLTRAFRNIPGVDTICVNKLNLLKLAPGGHVGRFCIWTESAFRKLNSLYGTWQKKSTMKKNYNLPMPKMTNTDLARLLKSREILAVVRDPKKTVERRKVRLNPLRNRQAMQHLNPYAKVARAAAHAKEAKDIEAKNALLAEKKAKREAAEAAKKPAEPAKKPAAKKAPAKKK; this is encoded by the exons ATG GCTACTATATGTGCCCGCCCACTAGTGGGCATCCACGTAGATGGGGCCCCGTCTGGTACCAACGTGGCTCTTCCTGCCGTCTTCAGGGCCCCAATCAGGCCTGATGTCGTGAACTTTGTTCACGACCAGATGTCCAAGAATGCAAGACAACCCTATGCCGTTAGTGCTGATGCAG GTCACCAGACATCTGCCGAGTCCTGGGGAACCGGTCGTGCCGTTGCCCGTATTCCACGTGTGCGCGGTGGTGGTACCCACAGGTCCGGTCAGGGTGCCTTCGGAAACATGTGCCGCGGCGGCCGCATGTTCGCTCCCACCAAGATCTGGCGTCGTTGGCACCGCAGGATTAACGTCAACCAGAAGCGCTACGCCCTCTGCTCTGCTATTGCCGCGTCCTCCAGCCCAGCTCTTGTGATGTCAAAGG GTCATTTGATCCAGGAAACTCCCGAAATTCCTCTGGTGGTAACCGATAAGGTTCAGGAGATCAAATCCACCAAGGAAGCTGTAATGATGCTTAAAAAGAACAAGATTTGGTCAGACATTCTCAAG GTCTACAAGAGCAAGAGGTTCCGTGCCGGTAAGGGTAAGATGCGTAACCGTCGCCGTATCCAACGTAGGGGACCTCTGATCATCTACAACAAGGACCAGGGACTGACCAGAGCATTCCGTAACATCCCAGGCGTGGACACCATTTGCGTCAACAAGCTCAACCTCTTGAAGCTTGCTCCCGGTGGACACGTAGGAAGATTCTGTATCTGGACCGAGTCGG CATTCCGCAAGCTCAACTCCCTGTACGGCACCTGGCAGAAGAAATCCACAATGAAAAAGAACTACAATTTACCAATGCCAAAAATGACTAATACCGATTTAGCACGACTCCTCAAGAGCAGGGAAATTCTTGCTGTCGTCAGAGATCCTAA GAAGACCGTTGAACGTCGCAAGGTCAGGTTGAACCCATTGAGAAATCGGCAAGCCATGCAACACCTTAATCCTTATGCTAAGGTTGCTCGGGCGGCTGCTCACGCTAAAGAGGCAAAGGATATTGAAGCAAAGAATGCTTTATTAGCT